A single region of the Salmo salar chromosome ssa16, Ssal_v3.1, whole genome shotgun sequence genome encodes:
- the LOC123727912 gene encoding angiotensin-converting enzyme 2-like, with the protein MGDKAYIWNANEMYLFKANMAYAMRQYYLEVNKTEVLFTTENIHTYKETARISFYFVVTDPANPAVVIPKAEVEAAIRLSRGRINDAFKLDDKTLEFEGLLATLAPPVEQPVTVWLVVFGVVMGLVVCMGCYLIISGFRDRKKKCAAKAKENAENPYGVTNKTFEREEDEQTGF; encoded by the exons ATGGGTGACAAGGCA TACATTTGGAACGCCAACGAGATGTACCTGTTCAAAGCCAACATGGCCTACGCCATGAGACAGTATTACCTTGAGGTCAACAAGACGGAAGTTCTTTTCAC CACAGAGAACATCCACACCTACAAGGAGACAGCCAGAATCTCTTTCTACTTTGTGGTGACTGACCCTGCCAACCCTGCCGTGGTCATTCCCAAAGCTGAGGTAGAAGCCGCTATCAG GTTGTCAAGAGGTCGAATCAATGACGCATTCAAACTGGACGATAAAACTCTGGAGTTCGAGGGTCTCCTAGCAACGCTGGCCCCGCCCGTGGAGCAGCCGGTCACCGTCTGGCTGGTGGTGTTTGGGGTGGTCATGGGACTGGTGGTCTGCATGGGCTGTTACCTCATCATCTCTGGCTTCAGAGACAGGAAGAA AAAATGTGCAGCGAAAGCCAAAGAGAATGCAGAGAACCCCTACGGCGTGACCAACAAAACATTTGAGAGGGAAGAGGATGAACAGACAGGATTCTGA